The following coding sequences are from one Paenibacillus sp. JDR-2 window:
- a CDS encoding N-acetylmuramoyl-L-alanine amidase family protein produces the protein MKKKFVPILLFMAVLFTLFTGVGQAATTPVVPKLYLNDQLLKPYDDPQIVNNFTLVPIRVVSENMGYEVNWAAATKTVTIHNDQNEIVLTIDNNIALVNNNKVQMDMSAKLQKGRTTMIPIRFVSEQLGLTVKWDQASQSVYLYKAADPEDPSTTPDPGQTGSITSVQYDSSFGIIINYDGKVTANKPFKLDSPKRIVIDFPNTTYSDNLSSQFMGAETRIPVADNPYISMFRYSVFSTNPATARLVLDLNTDKDADAVVQDNGAGVITIGLTDPVTTPPVDTTTPPVTTDPGTKVYNVVIDAGHGGTDPGAQSINGRWEKEVNLAVSLKVKALLDKEKNIKPLLSRPEDKFVTLADRVTFAKNNKADIFISIHANSNPTSSVTGTETYYTRDSSKALANVIHKHLVKATGLKDRGVKYGNLHVTRETTMPAILLETGFLSNKGDSDILYSDAAQNKMAAEIVAGIKEYLKLS, from the coding sequence ATGAAGAAGAAGTTTGTACCTATTTTGTTGTTTATGGCGGTTCTGTTTACTTTGTTCACCGGTGTGGGACAAGCTGCAACAACGCCAGTCGTCCCGAAGCTTTATCTGAACGACCAATTGCTTAAGCCTTATGATGATCCTCAGATCGTCAACAATTTCACGCTCGTTCCGATCAGGGTCGTGTCCGAGAACATGGGCTATGAGGTGAATTGGGCGGCAGCCACAAAGACAGTCACCATACATAACGATCAGAACGAAATTGTACTTACCATTGACAACAACATCGCACTCGTCAACAACAACAAGGTGCAAATGGACATGTCTGCCAAGCTTCAGAAAGGCAGAACAACCATGATTCCAATCCGTTTTGTAAGCGAACAGCTTGGATTAACGGTGAAGTGGGATCAAGCGTCGCAGTCCGTCTATTTGTATAAGGCAGCGGACCCTGAAGATCCTTCTACTACGCCGGATCCCGGTCAGACAGGTTCGATCACTTCTGTTCAATACGACAGCAGCTTCGGCATTATCATCAACTATGATGGTAAAGTAACGGCGAATAAACCGTTTAAGCTTGACAGCCCTAAGCGCATCGTAATCGATTTCCCGAACACGACTTATTCGGACAATTTGTCGTCGCAATTCATGGGAGCGGAAACACGCATTCCCGTAGCGGACAATCCGTATATTTCCATGTTCCGTTATTCGGTATTCTCTACGAATCCGGCTACTGCTAGACTAGTGCTCGATTTGAATACGGACAAAGATGCGGATGCGGTGGTTCAAGATAACGGGGCTGGGGTAATAACCATTGGTCTTACGGATCCGGTGACAACTCCTCCGGTTGATACGACAACTCCGCCAGTTACAACAGATCCGGGAACGAAGGTCTACAACGTCGTTATCGATGCCGGTCACGGCGGAACCGATCCAGGCGCGCAAAGCATCAACGGTCGCTGGGAGAAGGAAGTAAATCTTGCTGTTTCCCTTAAAGTGAAAGCTTTGCTGGACAAAGAAAAAAATATCAAACCGCTTCTTAGCCGACCGGAAGATAAATTCGTAACGCTTGCAGATCGTGTAACGTTCGCTAAGAACAACAAAGCAGATATTTTCATTTCGATTCATGCAAACAGTAATCCTACTTCGAGCGTTACCGGAACAGAAACCTATTACACTCGCGACAGCAGTAAAGCGCTTGCGAATGTGATCCACAAACATCTCGTGAAGGCTACCGGTCTTAAGGACCGCGGCGTAAAATATGGAAATTTGCATGTAACGAGAGAAACAACGATGCCTGCCATTTTGCTCGAGACCGGATTTTTGTCCAATAAAGGCGACTCCGACATTCTCTACAGCGATGCAGCACAAAACAAAATGGCAGCAGAAATCGTAGCGGGAATTAAGGAATACCTGAAACTTTCCTAA
- a CDS encoding GerMN domain-containing protein: MRKPAFILLLIVIILTAAACGNTNKPLGQSGNEVSGNAPSPSPTIETPATTEPSATPDPSVEPTAEADQETSVKVYYSDTELEKMVSKDIQVKSSSNEDLIKQVLDALHQDGPEGTVNLWKPIPIKSVTLKDNAVTIDIELPDTARLGAPGEQMLLDSLGQTLFQFDFVQSYDLLVDGKALESLMGHFDLDHPAVRHS; this comes from the coding sequence GTGCGCAAACCGGCATTCATCCTATTATTAATTGTCATCATTCTTACTGCGGCGGCATGCGGAAATACAAATAAACCACTCGGCCAGTCCGGTAATGAGGTAAGCGGCAATGCACCTTCGCCAAGCCCAACGATAGAAACGCCTGCAACAACGGAGCCTTCGGCAACTCCTGATCCGTCCGTAGAACCGACCGCAGAGGCAGATCAAGAGACTTCCGTTAAAGTCTATTATTCGGATACAGAGCTCGAGAAGATGGTTTCAAAGGATATTCAAGTGAAGTCGAGCTCGAATGAAGACCTGATTAAGCAGGTATTGGATGCTTTGCACCAAGACGGTCCTGAGGGCACGGTCAATTTGTGGAAGCCTATTCCAATCAAATCCGTGACTCTTAAGGATAATGCGGTAACGATTGATATCGAGCTGCCGGATACCGCGCGTCTTGGCGCACCGGGAGAGCAAATGCTGCTGGATTCCCTGGGTCAGACCTTGTTCCAGTTCGATTTTGTGCAATCTTATGATCTTCTGGTTGACGGCAAAGCGCTGGAGAGCCTGATGGGTCACTTTGATCTGGATCATCCGGCGGTTCGTCATTCCTAG
- a CDS encoding S-layer homology domain-containing protein encodes MPMHSSRSKLIAGALAFSLLAGGTSIAVPAPSAFAAVSNSMFVDTIPAWAQKHVSKLALQGIINGYKTSSGTTEFRPLKSVSQEEAVVMALRFAGLEGEVDPDGIVAYPDSFKVSNYAKPYIIVAFKHGLLDQNDEYANAAANPKAAWGTTPATREWVTKLLVKAIDKKQLADDLSKTASTFADGNQITAKYLGYVNAAVSLDLVKGVSATKFDPKAPVNRASLATLFSRAENQYKVPYAGQVSGIVTAQTATSITLYSEGKETTYTLDSNTLYYAADSDNAIAAGDIKLYTDVTLIGNSGKALYVESQGTEQHVKTTIAKLDRINTTDRYFYAWVNDEPVKFTYSSAVTVKDSTGKTLQISDLKRDANLTIVQDTFRTAPQVVSITADVQTGANTVTGQFYSAGSGLINYLVDGTLQSKFLADNVTVVINGIDAPTVSDLLKDVDNIKLTLNDDQQVTRIEVVNRNVSTIDSATVVNYSGDNKLLTLYDPATSNANALFLTDSTKIDYNGSSITVSQARSYLVANRKVKITYSGKNIISLSFIYKQTGSLVSVNTTDKLLSVKLDSGEKVSIPYVSPLLQIPGVSVPTIGSLQAGDTVTVLLDANQEKAATIQVHKTLQYQVVSANASTKLVTVKAADNSQKDISLVNVPITDENGNALTVGALTSGTIINVPYIGSNVQSVKTITMKYGTVSSAAASSLTITEPNGTSSTVSFSKGIKVIKGTQTTYSSSAIAAGDIIQVYKDENEQTIVTVAVGDKRTFWKYDAPNATLWTYKNTSEDNGNFAYITSNTKILYNNASIQVSALKDGDTITVYAFNNTALKIVKS; translated from the coding sequence ATGCCAATGCATTCATCCCGTTCCAAGCTTATTGCCGGCGCCTTAGCGTTCTCCTTGCTTGCCGGTGGCACCTCCATTGCAGTTCCGGCTCCATCTGCGTTTGCGGCTGTATCGAATAGCATGTTTGTCGACACCATCCCCGCATGGGCGCAGAAGCATGTTTCCAAGCTGGCGCTTCAAGGAATTATCAACGGTTATAAAACATCCAGCGGCACGACGGAATTCCGCCCGCTGAAAAGCGTCTCCCAAGAAGAAGCGGTCGTTATGGCGCTTCGTTTCGCCGGACTTGAGGGAGAAGTAGATCCGGACGGTATCGTCGCTTATCCGGATTCGTTCAAGGTAAGCAACTATGCCAAGCCTTATATTATCGTAGCCTTCAAACATGGTCTTCTTGACCAGAATGATGAGTACGCTAACGCGGCTGCTAACCCGAAAGCGGCATGGGGCACTACGCCGGCGACCCGCGAATGGGTAACAAAGCTGCTCGTGAAAGCCATTGACAAGAAACAATTAGCGGATGATCTAAGCAAGACCGCTTCTACTTTTGCCGACGGCAATCAGATTACGGCAAAATATTTGGGCTACGTTAATGCGGCCGTATCGCTTGACCTTGTAAAAGGCGTGTCCGCAACAAAGTTTGATCCGAAAGCTCCGGTTAACCGGGCGAGCCTTGCAACCTTGTTCAGCCGGGCAGAGAATCAATACAAGGTGCCTTATGCCGGACAAGTAAGCGGCATTGTTACCGCTCAAACCGCTACATCGATCACGCTGTACAGCGAAGGGAAGGAAACAACCTACACGCTTGATTCCAATACTTTGTACTATGCGGCAGACAGCGATAACGCCATTGCTGCAGGGGATATCAAGCTGTATACGGACGTTACATTGATTGGCAACTCCGGCAAAGCGCTTTATGTGGAATCGCAAGGCACGGAGCAGCATGTCAAAACGACAATCGCCAAGCTGGACCGCATTAATACGACGGACCGTTACTTCTACGCTTGGGTGAACGACGAGCCTGTGAAATTCACGTACAGCAGCGCGGTTACCGTAAAAGACAGCACCGGCAAAACGCTGCAAATTTCCGATCTGAAGCGTGATGCGAACCTGACAATCGTCCAGGATACTTTCCGTACGGCGCCTCAGGTTGTATCCATTACGGCAGATGTACAGACGGGCGCTAATACCGTAACCGGACAATTTTATTCCGCAGGCAGCGGCCTGATCAATTACCTGGTAGACGGCACTCTGCAGTCCAAGTTCCTGGCCGATAACGTAACTGTCGTGATCAACGGCATCGATGCGCCTACGGTTAGCGACTTGCTCAAAGACGTTGATAATATCAAGCTTACTTTGAATGACGATCAGCAGGTGACTCGCATTGAGGTGGTCAACCGGAACGTCTCGACGATTGATTCCGCGACGGTTGTAAATTACAGCGGCGACAACAAGCTGCTCACGTTATACGATCCTGCTACTTCAAACGCCAACGCCTTATTCCTGACGGATTCCACCAAGATTGATTACAACGGATCGTCCATTACAGTCAGCCAGGCAAGATCTTATCTGGTAGCCAACCGCAAAGTAAAAATTACGTATTCCGGCAAAAACATTATCTCGCTCAGCTTTATTTACAAACAAACCGGCAGCTTGGTGTCGGTAAATACAACGGATAAATTATTGTCCGTTAAACTGGATTCGGGCGAGAAGGTATCCATTCCTTATGTGTCGCCGCTTCTCCAAATTCCTGGTGTTTCGGTTCCGACGATCGGAAGCCTGCAGGCAGGGGATACCGTAACCGTGCTCTTGGATGCCAACCAGGAGAAAGCAGCTACGATTCAGGTCCATAAAACGTTGCAGTACCAGGTTGTGTCCGCAAACGCGTCTACAAAGCTAGTTACGGTAAAAGCGGCGGATAATTCGCAAAAAGACATTTCGCTGGTAAATGTTCCTATCACGGACGAGAACGGGAATGCCTTGACGGTTGGCGCTTTGACAAGCGGCACTATCATTAATGTTCCTTACATCGGCAGCAACGTCCAGTCGGTGAAGACGATTACGATGAAATACGGCACGGTGTCCTCCGCGGCGGCAAGCAGCCTGACCATTACCGAACCTAACGGTACATCGTCGACAGTATCGTTCTCGAAAGGCATTAAAGTCATTAAAGGCACGCAGACGACCTATTCGTCCTCAGCGATTGCCGCTGGCGACATCATTCAAGTCTACAAGGACGAGAACGAGCAGACGATTGTTACGGTAGCAGTCGGCGACAAGCGTACTTTCTGGAAGTACGATGCTCCTAACGCAACCCTGTGGACCTACAAAAACACATCGGAGGATAACGGCAACTTTGCCTATATTACTTCGAACACAAAAATCCTGTATAACAATGCGTCCATCCAAGTGAGCGCGTTAAAAGACGGGGATACGATTACGGTTTATGCCTTCAATAATACGGCGCTCAAAATCGTAAAATCGTAG
- the nth gene encoding endonuclease III yields the protein MNAKQKMRHILDTLAEMFPDAHCELHHSNPFELTIAVLLSAQCTDETVNKVTVNLFQKYKRPEDYLAVPLEELEQDIRRIGLFRSKASNIQKLCRILIDKYEGEVPERHEQLTELPGVGRKTANVVVSNAFGVPAIAVDTHVERVSKRLGMAKLDDTVLEVEKKLMKLVPREEWTLTHHRLIFFGRYHCKAQNPQCPICPLLDMCKEGKQRMKPGGQTKTKIKATKPKKASEG from the coding sequence ATGAATGCGAAGCAGAAGATGCGACATATATTGGATACGTTGGCGGAGATGTTCCCGGATGCACATTGTGAATTGCATCACAGCAACCCGTTTGAACTGACCATAGCCGTCCTGCTGTCGGCGCAATGTACGGATGAGACGGTGAACAAAGTCACTGTCAATCTGTTTCAGAAATACAAACGGCCGGAGGATTATTTGGCTGTGCCGCTGGAAGAGCTGGAGCAGGATATTCGCCGTATCGGACTATTCCGCAGTAAGGCATCTAATATTCAAAAGCTATGCCGCATCCTAATCGATAAATACGAAGGGGAAGTTCCCGAGAGGCACGAGCAGCTGACAGAGCTGCCCGGCGTTGGGCGAAAGACAGCCAATGTTGTTGTCTCAAACGCGTTTGGCGTTCCTGCAATCGCCGTAGATACGCATGTGGAGCGGGTATCGAAACGGCTTGGCATGGCTAAGCTGGATGATACCGTGCTGGAAGTTGAAAAGAAGCTGATGAAGCTTGTGCCCCGCGAGGAATGGACGCTCACCCATCACCGGCTAATTTTTTTCGGCCGCTATCATTGCAAAGCACAAAACCCGCAATGTCCGATATGCCCGCTGCTGGATATGTGCAAGGAAGGCAAACAGCGCATGAAGCCGGGTGGACAAACGAAAACTAAAATTAAGGCAACCAAACCGAAAAAAGCCAGTGAAGGATGA
- a CDS encoding dynamin family protein produces MMETTVRSMTEALSQAAAEMQSAGDSLHAKQVLELNSKLAEGRLTVAFCGHFSAGKSTLVNRLCGAQLLPSSPIPTSANVVAIRGGETAKASVVSVKNGEHVSVDIPLEQLDAYCKDGENIESVSIYYPTDRLGDHTVLLDTPGIDSTDDAHRMSTESALHLADVVFYVMDYNHVQSEINFAFAKQLKDWGKPLYFIVNQIDKHRDRELSFEQYRKSVEEAFQAWHLEPAGIVYLSLRQPDHPHQEWEQLELLLSQLAEERVPLAAYSVDASLHHLVAEHKKWWDLRDEPERERLIAEAGGEEAAAKVKAEMAQLEAEKNRLAEEPERLRVELRRSVQSLLDNAIITPAPLRDKAHVFLESRKPGFKTGLLFAGAKTAAEQERRLETFRTEFASQVNAAIDWHVKDLLRRAAEKAGYPADRMEQEIISGLSWQPEANWLIEKVNTGATFGNEYTMVYSRELAAEVKLVYRKHAFDIIDVLAQHVAAASTAAADEVAAQLAALGEQAGALAQLAALAQRAAAHAAQLAAALPPRAPRPALPAPRAAHAATPAASAAASPSGSAGAPAKPRMAARAAAPQAGAALAGGAALAQQHSAASRLESAAALLAPYAPLTASADAMRDKANRLRDSRFTIALFGAFSAGKSSLANALLGEPVLPVSPNPTTAAINRLVPPTAEHEHGTALVVMKSRDAIIEDLRYSLALLGEDASESALPNASAIMLAIDMLTPDVIHAGGRPHYSFLRAARKGWEAHEALLGTEISVSQDEYEKFVAEESRSCFVSEIELHYDCPLTRQGIVLVDTPGADSVNARHTGVAFNYIKNADAVLFVTYYNHAFSQADRQFLMQLGRVKDQFELDKMFFLVNAADLAADEEELEGVLSHVETNLLQHGIRNPRLFPVSSLQGLDAKMDGNMDLLSQSGIGAFEQSFLGFVQNDLGKLAINAAEQEIARAASTVAGWLKSAAGDAASRQAESDRLGKLQLEANASIRTFQENDPPAQMLQELNELLYYVVQRIQLRFGEFYNYAFNPSTLQDDGRDLRKMIWTAWLELQRQVQTELSQELQATTLRMDRKVNSLLKKLYANLTEQLELLIAGYSSAAYTAKDLPTPDAVTEWKMSGVDAKWLWSRFKSPRQFFEGDGKGQLRKELEEALSPALHMWMNEHIDSWSGLYTGLWRQCAEETSSALADDLSRYVQGMQTSLSDEADTEQLGRLHQQIAELQSSAKA; encoded by the coding sequence ATGATGGAAACGACAGTACGAAGCATGACAGAGGCACTGTCCCAGGCCGCTGCAGAAATGCAGTCGGCTGGCGACAGTCTACACGCAAAGCAAGTACTGGAGTTGAACAGTAAGCTGGCCGAAGGCCGGCTTACTGTTGCATTTTGCGGACATTTTTCTGCAGGCAAATCAACTCTGGTCAACCGATTATGCGGAGCACAACTGCTTCCGTCCAGCCCGATTCCTACAAGCGCAAACGTTGTAGCCATTCGCGGCGGAGAGACGGCAAAGGCAAGTGTCGTTAGCGTGAAGAACGGAGAACACGTCAGCGTGGATATTCCGCTCGAGCAGCTTGACGCGTATTGCAAAGACGGCGAGAACATTGAGTCCGTTTCGATTTATTATCCTACCGACCGCCTTGGCGATCATACGGTTCTTCTTGATACTCCCGGTATTGATTCCACGGATGACGCTCACAGAATGTCGACCGAATCCGCCCTTCATTTGGCGGATGTCGTCTTTTATGTAATGGATTATAACCATGTCCAATCCGAGATTAACTTTGCGTTTGCGAAGCAATTGAAGGACTGGGGCAAGCCCTTATATTTTATCGTAAATCAGATTGATAAGCACCGTGACCGTGAATTGTCGTTCGAGCAGTACCGGAAGAGCGTGGAAGAAGCGTTTCAAGCTTGGCATCTGGAGCCGGCGGGAATCGTTTATTTGTCGTTGCGGCAGCCGGATCATCCGCATCAGGAATGGGAGCAGCTTGAGCTTTTGCTGTCCCAGCTGGCAGAGGAAAGAGTACCTCTAGCGGCTTACAGCGTGGATGCGTCGCTGCATCATTTGGTGGCTGAGCACAAGAAATGGTGGGACCTGCGGGATGAGCCGGAGCGTGAACGCCTTATTGCGGAAGCTGGCGGCGAAGAAGCGGCAGCCAAGGTGAAGGCGGAGATGGCTCAGCTTGAAGCCGAGAAGAACAGGCTTGCCGAAGAGCCGGAGCGCCTGCGCGTTGAGCTCCGCCGCAGCGTTCAGTCGCTTCTTGATAATGCGATCATTACACCGGCGCCATTGCGGGACAAAGCGCATGTCTTCCTGGAAAGCCGGAAGCCCGGCTTCAAGACGGGCTTGTTGTTTGCCGGGGCGAAAACGGCTGCCGAGCAGGAACGCAGACTGGAAACGTTCCGGACGGAATTTGCTTCCCAGGTGAATGCGGCCATCGATTGGCATGTGAAGGATCTGCTTCGCCGTGCGGCGGAGAAGGCGGGCTATCCGGCTGACCGGATGGAGCAGGAGATTATCTCCGGCTTGTCCTGGCAGCCTGAGGCGAACTGGCTTATCGAGAAAGTAAATACCGGAGCAACCTTCGGTAATGAATATACGATGGTCTACAGCCGCGAGCTTGCCGCGGAAGTGAAGCTCGTCTACCGCAAGCACGCGTTCGATATTATCGACGTGCTTGCGCAGCATGTTGCCGCCGCGAGCACAGCCGCGGCGGATGAGGTTGCCGCGCAGCTAGCGGCGCTTGGCGAGCAAGCTGGCGCGCTCGCGCAGCTAGCGGCGCTGGCGCAGCGCGCAGCGGCGCATGCGGCGCAGCTCGCCGCAGCGCTGCCGCCGCGTGCGCCGCGCCCGGCGCTGCCGGCGCCTCGCGCCGCGCACGCGGCAACGCCAGCGGCAAGCGCCGCGGCTTCGCCAAGCGGCAGCGCCGGCGCGCCAGCGAAGCCGCGCATGGCCGCGCGCGCCGCGGCGCCGCAGGCAGGCGCCGCGCTGGCCGGCGGCGCAGCGCTCGCGCAGCAGCATAGCGCTGCATCGCGCCTCGAGAGCGCTGCGGCGCTGCTCGCGCCTTACGCGCCGCTGACCGCAAGCGCGGACGCTATGCGCGATAAAGCCAACCGGCTGCGGGACAGCCGGTTCACCATCGCGCTGTTCGGAGCCTTCAGCGCGGGCAAATCCTCGCTCGCGAACGCGCTGCTTGGCGAGCCCGTACTGCCGGTGTCGCCGAACCCGACGACCGCAGCGATCAACCGTCTCGTGCCGCCAACGGCTGAGCACGAGCATGGCACTGCCCTTGTCGTCATGAAGTCCCGTGACGCCATTATCGAAGATCTGCGTTACTCGCTGGCACTGCTTGGCGAGGACGCTTCGGAATCCGCCTTGCCGAACGCATCGGCAATTATGCTTGCCATTGATATGCTGACGCCGGATGTGATCCATGCCGGAGGACGTCCGCATTACAGCTTCCTTCGCGCAGCCCGCAAAGGCTGGGAAGCGCATGAAGCGCTGCTTGGCACCGAAATTTCGGTCTCGCAGGACGAATACGAGAAGTTTGTAGCCGAGGAGTCCCGTTCCTGCTTCGTCAGCGAAATCGAGCTTCATTACGATTGCCCGCTGACACGCCAAGGGATCGTGCTTGTTGATACGCCGGGAGCCGACTCCGTGAATGCCCGGCATACGGGAGTAGCCTTTAATTACATCAAGAACGCGGACGCCGTGCTGTTCGTCACTTACTATAACCATGCCTTCTCGCAAGCGGACCGTCAGTTCCTGATGCAGCTTGGACGCGTGAAGGATCAATTCGAGCTTGATAAAATGTTCTTCCTGGTCAACGCAGCCGATCTGGCAGCCGATGAGGAAGAGCTTGAAGGCGTGCTTAGCCACGTCGAGACCAACCTGCTTCAGCATGGTATCCGGAATCCGCGCTTGTTCCCGGTATCCAGTCTGCAAGGATTGGATGCGAAGATGGACGGCAATATGGATCTGCTGTCTCAGTCGGGTATCGGCGCCTTTGAACAGTCGTTCCTTGGCTTTGTGCAGAATGACCTAGGCAAGCTGGCTATCAATGCTGCAGAGCAGGAGATTGCAAGAGCCGCTTCCACAGTGGCAGGCTGGCTGAAGAGCGCTGCAGGCGATGCCGCATCCCGCCAAGCGGAAAGCGACCGCCTGGGCAAGCTGCAGCTTGAAGCGAATGCCTCGATCCGGACCTTCCAGGAAAACGATCCTCCGGCGCAAATGCTTCAAGAGCTGAACGAGCTGCTCTATTACGTGGTGCAGCGGATTCAGCTCCGCTTCGGAGAATTTTACAACTATGCGTTTAACCCTTCAACGCTGCAGGATGACGGCCGCGATCTGCGCAAAATGATCTGGACCGCATGGCTGGAGCTTCAGCGTCAGGTACAGACCGAGCTGTCCCAGGAACTCCAGGCGACAACGCTTAGGATGGACCGCAAGGTGAACAGCCTGCTCAAGAAGCTGTACGCGAATCTGACGGAGCAGCTGGAATTACTGATTGCCGGTTACAGCAGCGCAGCTTATACGGCTAAGGATCTTCCTACTCCCGACGCTGTAACAGAATGGAAAATGTCCGGCGTGGATGCCAAATGGCTGTGGAGCCGGTTCAAATCTCCCCGTCAATTCTTCGAAGGAGACGGGAAAGGGCAGCTTCGCAAAGAGCTGGAGGAGGCCTTGTCTCCAGCATTGCATATGTGGATGAATGAGCATATTGACAGCTGGTCCGGCCTGTATACCGGCCTGTGGAGACAATGTGCGGAGGAGACTAGCTCTGCTCTTGCAGACGATTTATCCCGTTATGTGCAAGGCATGCAGACTTCCTTGTCCGACGAAGCGGATACCGAGCAGCTTGGCAGACTGCATCAGCAGATTGCGGAGCTTCAATCCTCGGCGAAGGCTTAA